The Desulfuromonadales bacterium genome includes the window CTCCCCTTCAAACCAATTCAAGGATGGAGACGCATGGCACTGACCGCAGAGCAGCACGCCCGCATTCTCGGCTATCTCGTCGACGAGACCGGCCTCAAGCCCTTCCAGGTGGAAAATACCGTCGCTCTCTTCCGCGAAGGGGCGACCGTCCCCTTCATCGCCCGCTACCGCAAGGAGCGCACCGGCGAGCTCGATGAGGTGCAGGTGCGCCTGCTGGAGGAGCGCCTCGCCTACTTCAGCGAACTGGAGGAGCGCAAGGTCACCGTCCTCAAATCGATCGACGAGCAGGGCAAGCTCACCCCCGAACTCAGAACCCGCATCGAGACGACCCGGCAGAAGACCGAGCTGGAGGATCTCTACCTGCCCTACAAGCCGAAGCGGCGGACCAAGGCGACCATCGCCCGCGAGCGGGGGCTGGAGCCCCTCGCCGAGCTGATCGCCGCGCAGGAGCTGACCGCCGGCACACCCGAGACGGCGGCCGCCCCTTTCGTCGATGCGGCGAAAGACGTCCCCGACGCCGCGGCGGCCCTGGAGGGGGCCGGGCACATCCTCGCCGAGCGTCTGGCCGAGGACGCCGACGCCCGCGCCGTGGTGCGCCAGCTGACCTGGGAGCAGGGGGTCTTCGTCGCGAAGGTCGCCCCCGGCAAAGCGGGGACGGTCTCCAAATTCGAGATGTACTACGACTACCGCGAGCCGCTGAGGGCGATCCCCTCCCACCGCATGCTGGCCATGCGCCGCGGCGAGAAGGAGGAGGTGCTGCGGCTGCTGGTCGAGGCGCCGGAGGCGGAAATCCTGCAGCGCCTCAAGGGGCGCCTGCTCCGGGGTGAAAGCATCTTCCGGCCGCTGCTGGAGAGGGTGGCCGAGGATGCCTACAAGCGCCTGATCTCCCCCTCCATCGAGGTCGAGCTGCGCCTGGAGGCGAAGCAGCGGGCCGACGAGGCGGCCATCGCCGTCTTCGCCGAAAACCTGCGGCACCTGCTGCTCGCCCCGCCGGCCGGCGGCAAGCGGGTGCTGGGCGTCGACCCGGGGCTGCGCACCGGCAGCAAGCTGGCGGCGGTGGACGGCACCGGCCGCTTCCTCGAGCACGTCACCATCTACCCGCATACCGGCGAGGGACGCGTCGCGCCGGCGAAAAAGGAGCTGCTGAGGCTGGTCCGGAGCCACGGCGTCGAGATGGTCGCCGTCGGCAACGGCACCGCCGGCCGCGAGATGGAACTGTTCGTCCGCGATACCCTGCGCGAGGCGGGCCTTGCCCTGCCGGTGGTGATGGTGAGCGAGGCCGGGGCGAGCGTCTATTCCGCCTCGGAGATCGCCCGCGACGAATTCCCCGAGCTCGACCTCACCGTGCGCGGCGCCATCTCCATCGCCCGGCGGCTGCAGGACCCCCTGGCCGAGCTGGTGAAGGTCGACCCGAAGAGCATCGGTGTCGGCCAGTACCAGCACGACGTCAGCCAGCCCGCCCTGAAGAAGGCCCTCGACGCCGTCGTCGAGTCGTGCGTCAACTTCGTCGGCGTCGACCTCAACACCGCCTCCTGGGCGCTGCTGGCCTACGTCTCGGGGATCGGCGAGTCCCTCGCCCGCGCCATCGTCCGCCACCGCGACGAGAACGGCGCGTTTCCCGCACGGAAAGCGCTGCTCAAAGTCCCCCGCTTCGGCGCCAAGGCCTTCGAGCAGGCAGCGGGATTCCTGCGCATCCGCGGCGGCACGTACCCCCTCGATAATACTGCCGTTCATCCCGAGAGTTACCCCCTGGTCGAGCGGATGGCCGCCGATCTCGGCGTCTCCCTGGCGCAGCTGGCGGCCGATCCGGCGCTGGCCACGCGCATCGAGCTGAGGCGCTACGTCTCGGAAACGGTCGGTCTGCCGACCCTGCGCGACATCCT containing:
- a CDS encoding Tex family protein, which codes for MALTAEQHARILGYLVDETGLKPFQVENTVALFREGATVPFIARYRKERTGELDEVQVRLLEERLAYFSELEERKVTVLKSIDEQGKLTPELRTRIETTRQKTELEDLYLPYKPKRRTKATIARERGLEPLAELIAAQELTAGTPETAAAPFVDAAKDVPDAAAALEGAGHILAERLAEDADARAVVRQLTWEQGVFVAKVAPGKAGTVSKFEMYYDYREPLRAIPSHRMLAMRRGEKEEVLRLLVEAPEAEILQRLKGRLLRGESIFRPLLERVAEDAYKRLISPSIEVELRLEAKQRADEAAIAVFAENLRHLLLAPPAGGKRVLGVDPGLRTGSKLAAVDGTGRFLEHVTIYPHTGEGRVAPAKKELLRLVRSHGVEMVAVGNGTAGREMELFVRDTLREAGLALPVVMVSEAGASVYSASEIARDEFPELDLTVRGAISIARRLQDPLAELVKVDPKSIGVGQYQHDVSQPALKKALDAVVESCVNFVGVDLNTASWALLAYVSGIGESLARAIVRHRDENGAFPARKALLKVPRFGAKAFEQAAGFLRIRGGTYPLDNTAVHPESYPLVERMAADLGVSLAQLAADPALATRIELRRYVSETVGLPTLRDILEELKKPGRDPRAAFEAVAFRDDVREIADLQEGMILPGTVTNVTAFGAFVDIGVHQDGLVHISHLANRFVKEPAEVVRVGEKVRVKVLSVDAPRKRIALSIKEADPNAGMAPARPPRPVEKKPAASDAAAWEKSGFRVKKR